CGGTCGTTCACCGACGCACACCGATCTTCAAGGATTGGCGACTGGGCCGCTTACTGATTGCAGAAATGCGCTTGGCTCATGAGCGAGGTCAGGTCAATTCGCTGGCCTGGGTTGTGATGCCCGACCATCTGCACTGGCTGGTGCAGCTAGAGCAAGCCCAGCTCACGCATGTGATGCAGGCAGTCAAATCTCGCAGCACTCTCACAATAAATCGAGCCATGAACAGAAAGGGCGCATTCTGGCAAAGCGGCTTCCATGACCGCGCGATCCGCGACAACGAGGACCTGCGGCCTTCCGCCCGCTACATCATTGCCAATCCGCTTCGGGCAGGGTTAGTAGACCGTATTGGCGATTACCCATTGTGGGACACGGTGTGGCTTTAGTCGCTTTTGTGGCGAGGGAGCTTGCTCCCGCTGGGGGGCGAAGCCGCCCTCGCTTCAGCTTTTTAAAGCAGGCGGCTGCTGCGCAGCCGAGCGGGAGCAAGCTCCCTCGCCACGAGCTGGTGGTAGCTTGAAACGCTTGAAATAGAGCCTTCTACATCCGCCAAGACATGACGCTGCACCATCGCTGTGCAATACTCTGCGCCGTTTTCTGAATGGCCGGTAATTCAGCCAATCCCTCTCCAAAAATGCCGTTCCGGCTGAGGCTTATCCCTGAATTTCCCTGGTTTTACAGTGAAACTCTCTATCCCTGGCTTTTTATACTGCACGGTCTGCTGATCCTGAGGCGTTGTTCTACAGGACGGTCTGTCCACAAGGCAGGCCCGGTTTCGGCAAGGCGGCGGGCTTATCGGCTTGCGGCTTTGGAGACTCGGTGGCTAATCCAATAACAAGACGAGGTTGTACTCCTATGCCTGTCGGCAATCATCTGCCCCATGGCGAGACCGCTCAGGGTGGTCCGCTCAAACGTGAACTCGGCGAGCGGCATATCCGCTTGATGGCGCTCGGCGCTTGCATCGGTGTCGGGTTGTTCCTCGGTTCGGCCAAGGCCATCGAGATGGCGGGTCCGGCGATCATGCTGTCCTACATCATTGGCGGCCTGGCGATCCTGGTGATCATGCGCGCCCTCGGCGAGATGGCCGTGCATAACCCGGTGGCCGGTTCGTTCAGTCGTTATGCCCAAGATTACCTTGGCCCATTGGCAGGCTTCTTGACCGGCTGGAACTACTGGTTCCTGTGGCTGGTGACCTGTGTGGCGGAAATCACCGCGGTGGCGGTGTACATGGGCATCTGGTTTCCCGACGTGCCCCGCTGGATCTGGGCCCTGGCCGCGCTGGTCAGCATGGGCTCGATCAACCTGATCGCCGTCAAGGCCTTCGGCGAGTTCGAGTTCTGGTTCGCCCTGATCAAGATTGTCACCATCATTGCCATGGTCATCGGCGGCGTCGGCATCATCGCCTTCGGTTTCGGTAACGACGGCGTGGCCCTGGGCATCTCCAACCTCTGGACCCACGGCGGCTTCATGCCCAACGGCGTCTCCGGCGTGTTGATGTCCCTGCAAATGGTGATGTTCGCCTACCTGGGCGTGGAGATGATCGGCCTGACCGCTGGCGAAGCGCGCAACCCGCAGAAGACCATCCCCAACGCCATCGGCTCGGTGTTCTGGCGGATCCTGCTGTTCTACGTCGGTGCGTTGTTCGTGATCCTGTCGATCTATCCGTGGAACGAAATCGGCACCCAGGGCAGTCCATTTGTGATGACCTTCGAGCGCCTGGGCATCAAGACCGCCGCCGGCATCATCAACTTCGTGGTGATCACCGCCGCGCTGTCCTCCTGCAACGGCGGGATCTTCAGCACCGGCCGCATGCTCTACAGCCTGGCGCAGAACGGCCAGGCACCGGCCGGTTTCGCCAAGACCTCCAGCAATGGCGTGCCGCGCCGCGCGTTGCTGCTGTCCATCGCCGCCTTGCTGCTGGGCGTGTTGCTCAACTACTTGGTGCCGGAAAAAGTCTTCGTCTGGGTCACCTCTATCGCCACCTTTGGCGCGATCTGGACCTGGGCGATGATCCTGCTGGCCCAGCTCAAATTCCGCAAAAGCCTCAGCGCTTCCGAGCGAGCCGCGCTGAAATACCGCATGTGGTTGTACCCGCTCAGCTCATACCTGGCGCTGGCGTTCCTGGTGTTGGTGGTGGGCCTGATGGCGTACTTCCCGGACACGCGCGTGGCGCTGTACGTCGGCCCGGCGTTCCTGGTGTTGTTGACGGTGTTGTTCTACACCTTCAAGTTGCAACCGACCGGTGATACGCAGGGTTCGGTGCGTTCGGTTTCGTAACGTGATTACGCTGTAAAACAAGAGCCCCGGTCGGAAATGACTGGGGCTTTTTTGTCGGCGTTGATTTTGACCGTCCGTCGGGTTTGGCGTCCGACCTGTAAGTTCTGACAGTAGACCGCCGCAGCCCCCTGGCCTAGCTTGGAAGCCCGCCAACTGGCAAATGGCAAGGCAGGCACAATGAAGGGTTTCTCCGCGTTGATGGTGATCGCGCTGGTCAATGGATTGATCCATTGCCAGGTTTTTTTCCTGCTGTATGGCGCTGTTGGACTGACTCAGGCGAACAGTAATCTCGCGGCGTTCGGCGTGGCGGCGGCGTTTTCGTTTTATGTGAATGCGCTTTTCATCTTCGAGCCCGGAGAGCCGTGGCGCGGCTATCTGCTGTTCAATGGTTTGATGGGCATCGCGAGCTATGGGATTGGCTCGATCGGCGATGCTTTGAGTTCGCCTGGCTGGCTGGCGGTAGCTTTGTATTTCTTGCTGAAACTGACGACGGGCTACAGCTTGTTCCGGTTCAAGTTGCTTCGTGACGCTCAGCAGCTATGAACGTGTTCCGGAGCGCTTTTTTTACTTACTCATTGGTCGGCCTCGCCAATACACTGCTTCATTGGCAAATATTTTTTGTGCTGCGCGTGGCGGTCGGTCTCGATCAGTCGATCAGCAATCTTGCTGCGTTTGGTATAGCGGCTTCGTTTTCCTATTACCTCAATGCGCTCTATACCTTCGAGGCCAAACTCTCGGTGACGGGATACATGGTTTTCCTCTGCGCCATGGGAGCGCTTAGTTATGCCGTGGGGTATCTGGGAGATCGTTGGCGGCTCCATGGATTGCTGACGGTGGCGGTATTTTCGCTGCTGAGTTTGGTTTTCGGTTTCCTGCTCTCTCGGTTCGTGGTGTTTCGTGGACACCGCCCATGAAAATCTCGCTGGTTGTGCCGGTGTTCAACGAAGAGCAAACCCTTGAACTGTTCTACAAAAGTGTTCGCCAGCATCCAGCGCTGGCCGGCTATAGCGTCGAGATCGTGTTTATAAACGATGGCAGCGCGGACCAGACTGGTTTTCTGGCTCGCGACATTGCGCTGGCCGATAACTTGGTCGTGTTCATCGAACTCTCTCGAAATTTCGGTAAGGAGCCAGCGTTGTTTGCCGGGATCGAGCACGCCAGTGGCGATGTGGTGATTCCAATGGACGTGGATTTGCAAGATCCCCTCGACGTTATTCCTAGGTTGATCGCAGAGTGGGAGAAGGGCGCCGAGGTGGTGCTGGCCAAGCGTCGCGATCGTTCATCTGATAGTTATCTCAAGCGTGGATGCGCTGCGCTGTTCTATCGCCTGCTTGATCGAATCGCCTCTCCTCATATCGAGCGCAACGTGGGTGATTTTCGCCTGATAGACCGCAAGGTCGTGGAGGTGATAAAGACCCTTCCCGAATATCAGCTGTTCATGAAGGGCGTGCTGTCGTGGGCCGGGTTTAATACCGTGATCATCGAATACGACCGCGCCGGTCGCGCCGCTGGCAGCAGCAAATTCAACGGCTGGAAGTTGTGGAACCTGGCGCTCGAAGGCATCACTTCGTTCAGCACCGTGCCGTTGCGGTTGTGGACTTATGTCGGCGGTTGCATCTCGTTTTTGTCGCTGGTTTATGCCGGGTACATGGTGCTTAACAAGCTGTTCTTTGGGAATGATCTGCCCGGTTATCCATCGTTGATGACGGCGATTTTGTTTTTGGGTGGGGTGCAACTGATCGGCATTGGTGTGTTGGGTGAGTACATTGGGCGGATCTATTTGGAAACCAAACATCGACCACGGTATGTCATCAGGGAAATGATCCGCGGCGGGCAACCCAAGAGAGGAGATGAAGCATGTGCCGGTTCTTCACGATAAAAATCTTGACGCAACGGGAGGTGTTGCTGTTTTTTCTGGCGGCGAATTTTCTTTATATCTTTCCCTTAGTGCAGGCTGACTATTTTTATAACGATGACAACTGGCGGACGTTTGCGACCGGAGAGAACTGGAGTGAGGAGGGACGAGTTGTTATTGAGATTTTTTACAACCTTATTTCGTTTGGTTCGACGGCGCCAGATCTGTTCCCGTTGCCGCTTTTCATTGCTGTGGTAGGAATCTCATTGTCGTTAAGGGCTCTGACGTTTTTCTATTTTCAGCGACCAAGTGTTGTCCAGTGTCTGGTGGTTCTACCTATTTGGTACAACCCTTACTTTCTACAGAACCTGACCTATCGCTACGATGGACCGGTTATGGCGTTGGGGATGGCGGCACTCATTTATGCTCTTATTTGGCCATCCGACCGGGTCTGGCGACATGTTTGGGGCCCTGGACTGTTAATAGGACTGGCTCTGTCAATCTACCAAGTATTCATTGGTTTTTTCATCGCGCTGTGTTGCCTGGAAGTCATTCGATTAGTTTGGGAAAGAAAATCTTCGGTTTGGGTGTTGAATTTTGTTGCGCGAAAATTCTTGGCGATTGGAATCGGCGTGCTGGTGTATTACTTAACTGCTCACCAACTTATGAGCGGGTCACGACAGGTGTTGTTGCCTATGGAGGTTAATAGTTTGTTGGAAATTCGCGACCGATTGTTGTCTCTACAACAGATGTTCGATGCTGGTGGGACCGGAGGTTTACGGCCGTTAGCGTGGGGGGCAGTGGTGTTGGCTCTGGTCGGATATGTATGGGCAGGGGTGAGACTTTTATTGTGCCCCGAACAGCGTTGGCTCAAGATGCTATTGCTGGTTTTTTATGTGTTATCGATTCCGGTATTGTTGTTCTGTATCCCAGGGGTCACGTTATTATTTGCCGAATTCAACGGTGGTGCCCGAACCTTCGTGGCATTTTCTGTTTTACTCGTATTGATTTTTTTTCTTTGCTTACGGGTCTTGGTATGTATCCATCAGCGTCTGGGGTTTTTTTTGTTTGTCCCGGTACTTGCGATGTTGTCATTTTCTTTCTCATACGGTCGGATCCTCTTACTGCAAAAAGAACAGGAGTCGGCGGTGCTGGCCTCGCTGGTTTATGACATCACCCATTCGTCTCTGTATGAAAAGAACCATATTTATTTAATACCCGAGTTGAGTGCCAACTGGCTCCCGGCGGCCAGCGCCGCATTCGCTGCGATGCCAGTCCTGAAACAAGTGCTCGGTGTGGATTATGTGTTGATGCTGGGTCCCTTGCGGCGAGGGGGGATAGCAGACGTTTATCTTGCCAGGGATCGACAAGTAATCGCCTCAATTCGGCGAGGGGATCATCCGTCGGTCATGTCCACTTTGTTCTATGACCTCTATGTTATTGCCGACAGCGGATATATTTTCATGAAAAAGGTCGAGGGCAATCCCTATGCCATATCCGAGTTGTGTTTGATAGCCGATATCGAACGTTGTCGCTAAATTATCAGCGATGGACCGGGTGGATCCGAACTAAAAAACGCACCGTAAATCCCCTCGCCACAAGAGCGCGTTCGCTGCGGTTATGAGGGGTAGCCGCTCACCCCGCCAATTTCATCTGCCGCACCGGCAGTTCCACCCGGAACGTCGTCCCGACGCCGACTTCGCTGCTCACGGTAATTTCGCCGTTGTGTTTCTTCACGATGCCGTAGGACAGCGATAACCCCAGCCCCGTGCCTTTACCGATGGGTTTGGTGGTGAAGAACGGGTCGAAGATTTTCTTCAGGGTTTCCGGCGGGATGCCCGAGCCGTTGTCGGCGACTTCGATCCAGACGGTGTCGCCTTCGACGCCGTTGCGCAGGGTGATGGTGCCGCGTTCCGGGCCGATGGCTTGGGCGGCGTTGACGATCAGGTTCATGATCACCTGGTTGATCTGCGACGGCAGGCATTCTACTTCTGGCAACGGGCTGTATTGCTTGACCACGTCGGCTTTGTACTTGATCTCGTTGGCGACGATGTTCAAGGTCGAATCCATGCCCTGCTGCAAGTTCGCCATCTGCCATTCCTGGCTGGAGTCGACGCGAGAGAAGTCCTTGAGGTCCTTGACGATTTGCCCGACGCGGGCGATGCCGTCCTTGGATTCCTTGATCAGCACCGGAATGTCCTCCACCAGGAAGTCGAGTTCCACCTGTTCGCGCAGGCGCTTGAGTTCCGTCAGCAACTGCGGCGAGGCGATGGCTTGTTCGGCACTGCCGTAGGCCTGGAGCATTTCTTCGAGCTTGCTGAAGTACCCGCCGAGGGCGCCGAGATTGGAGGAAATGAAACCGATCGGGTTGTTGATTTCATGGGCGACGCCGGCGGCCAGTTGGCCCAGCGAGGCCAGTTTCTCCGACTGCACCAATTGGCTTTCGAGCATCTTGCGTTCGTCGATTTCCATTTGCAGCAGCTCGCTGGCCTGCTTGAACGCCAGGGTGCGTTGCTCCACCAGGTCTTCGAGCTTGTTCATTTTCAACCGGGCGCGGGAGGTCATTTCCCATTTGGTGGTCAGGGTGTTCGCCATCTGCTGGACTTCGATATTGTCGAAGGGCTTTTTCAAGATCAGCAGGCGGTCGTGGCCATTCAGGCGATCGAGCAGTTCATCCCAGGAATAATCCGAATACGCGGTGCAGA
The Pseudomonas marvdashtae genome window above contains:
- a CDS encoding REP-associated tyrosine transposase gives rise to the protein MRRGRSSEPGRGYLVTTVVHRRTPIFKDWRLGRLLIAEMRLAHERGQVNSLAWVVMPDHLHWLVQLEQAQLTHVMQAVKSRSTLTINRAMNRKGAFWQSGFHDRAIRDNEDLRPSARYIIANPLRAGLVDRIGDYPLWDTVWL
- a CDS encoding amino acid permease, which translates into the protein MPVGNHLPHGETAQGGPLKRELGERHIRLMALGACIGVGLFLGSAKAIEMAGPAIMLSYIIGGLAILVIMRALGEMAVHNPVAGSFSRYAQDYLGPLAGFLTGWNYWFLWLVTCVAEITAVAVYMGIWFPDVPRWIWALAALVSMGSINLIAVKAFGEFEFWFALIKIVTIIAMVIGGVGIIAFGFGNDGVALGISNLWTHGGFMPNGVSGVLMSLQMVMFAYLGVEMIGLTAGEARNPQKTIPNAIGSVFWRILLFYVGALFVILSIYPWNEIGTQGSPFVMTFERLGIKTAAGIINFVVITAALSSCNGGIFSTGRMLYSLAQNGQAPAGFAKTSSNGVPRRALLLSIAALLLGVLLNYLVPEKVFVWVTSIATFGAIWTWAMILLAQLKFRKSLSASERAALKYRMWLYPLSSYLALAFLVLVVGLMAYFPDTRVALYVGPAFLVLLTVLFYTFKLQPTGDTQGSVRSVS
- a CDS encoding GtrA family protein, whose product is MKGFSALMVIALVNGLIHCQVFFLLYGAVGLTQANSNLAAFGVAAAFSFYVNALFIFEPGEPWRGYLLFNGLMGIASYGIGSIGDALSSPGWLAVALYFLLKLTTGYSLFRFKLLRDAQQL
- a CDS encoding GtrA family protein, with the translated sequence MNVFRSAFFTYSLVGLANTLLHWQIFFVLRVAVGLDQSISNLAAFGIAASFSYYLNALYTFEAKLSVTGYMVFLCAMGALSYAVGYLGDRWRLHGLLTVAVFSLLSLVFGFLLSRFVVFRGHRP
- a CDS encoding glycosyltransferase family 2 protein; protein product: MKISLVVPVFNEEQTLELFYKSVRQHPALAGYSVEIVFINDGSADQTGFLARDIALADNLVVFIELSRNFGKEPALFAGIEHASGDVVIPMDVDLQDPLDVIPRLIAEWEKGAEVVLAKRRDRSSDSYLKRGCAALFYRLLDRIASPHIERNVGDFRLIDRKVVEVIKTLPEYQLFMKGVLSWAGFNTVIIEYDRAGRAAGSSKFNGWKLWNLALEGITSFSTVPLRLWTYVGGCISFLSLVYAGYMVLNKLFFGNDLPGYPSLMTAILFLGGVQLIGIGVLGEYIGRIYLETKHRPRYVIREMIRGGQPKRGDEACAGSSR
- a CDS encoding glucosyltransferase domain-containing protein — encoded protein: MCRFFTIKILTQREVLLFFLAANFLYIFPLVQADYFYNDDNWRTFATGENWSEEGRVVIEIFYNLISFGSTAPDLFPLPLFIAVVGISLSLRALTFFYFQRPSVVQCLVVLPIWYNPYFLQNLTYRYDGPVMALGMAALIYALIWPSDRVWRHVWGPGLLIGLALSIYQVFIGFFIALCCLEVIRLVWERKSSVWVLNFVARKFLAIGIGVLVYYLTAHQLMSGSRQVLLPMEVNSLLEIRDRLLSLQQMFDAGGTGGLRPLAWGAVVLALVGYVWAGVRLLLCPEQRWLKMLLLVFYVLSIPVLLFCIPGVTLLFAEFNGGARTFVAFSVLLVLIFFLCLRVLVCIHQRLGFFLFVPVLAMLSFSFSYGRILLLQKEQESAVLASLVYDITHSSLYEKNHIYLIPELSANWLPAASAAFAAMPVLKQVLGVDYVLMLGPLRRGGIADVYLARDRQVIASIRRGDHPSVMSTLFYDLYVIADSGYIFMKKVEGNPYAISELCLIADIERCR
- a CDS encoding ATP-binding protein: MNSISNRRILLIDDTPAIHDDFRKILTPENENDSDLQDMESALFGEAPKPTATVFELDSAYGGQEGLAKLQQALAKELPYALAFVDMRMPEGWDGAKTIEELWKVDPQLQVVVCTAYSDYSWDELLDRLNGHDRLLILKKPFDNIEVQQMANTLTTKWEMTSRARLKMNKLEDLVEQRTLAFKQASELLQMEIDERKMLESQLVQSEKLASLGQLAAGVAHEINNPIGFISSNLGALGGYFSKLEEMLQAYGSAEQAIASPQLLTELKRLREQVELDFLVEDIPVLIKESKDGIARVGQIVKDLKDFSRVDSSQEWQMANLQQGMDSTLNIVANEIKYKADVVKQYSPLPEVECLPSQINQVIMNLIVNAAQAIGPERGTITLRNGVEGDTVWIEVADNGSGIPPETLKKIFDPFFTTKPIGKGTGLGLSLSYGIVKKHNGEITVSSEVGVGTTFRVELPVRQMKLAG